A genomic region of Azoarcus sp. KH32C contains the following coding sequences:
- a CDS encoding DUF3683 domain-containing protein, producing the protein MTQRLREIPYNYTSFSDREIVIRLLGADAWQTLNALREERVTGRSARMLYEVLGDIWVVQRNPYLQDDLLENPERRDALIAALRHRLREVEKRREESAGEDPERSEKAASLVAAAHVAVDRFAAFFTDTEALRKKTLKALARHTKRDNICFDGHARVSHVTDATDWRVEYPFVVLCPDTEDEMAPLVKSCIELGLTIIPRGGGTGYTGGAVPLDARSVVINTEKLIDIGAVEEVMLPDLSGKPALPYATIRTGAGVVTDRVSEAASLAGRVFAVDPTSASASCIGGNIAMNAGGKKAVLWGTALDNLAWWKMVTPHGNWLEVERLGHNFGKIHEQETVQFRLRRFDAASYALLGEEILAMPGASCRKVGLGKDVTDKFLGGVPGVQKEGTDGLIVAARWVLHKMPPVTRTVCLEFFGQVREAVPAIVEITDWFKPGAEGHRLGVQLAGLEHLDERYVKAVGYTTKAKRHGRPKMVLIGDIVGHDEAAVMTAASEVVRMCNVRAAEGFIAVSPEQRKRFWLDRSRTAAISRHTNAFKVNEDVVIPLPRMGDYCDGIERINIELSTQNKLELCDALTEFLQGDLPLDQGDANIAADELIGDRRQAALDYIASVRRRWQWLLDNLDLPLAEAEARFAEFGVQAGELTNRAANPRLFHRLQDYSVRTSWKTELKPRLDKIFDGVVFRPVHARIAEVHKEVLRGRVFVALHMHAGDGNVHTNIPVNSDHYDMLQTANRAVDRIMALARSLDGVISGEHGIGITKLDYLTDDEMANFWAYKQKVDPEGRFNRGKLMRGAGTITGNLDNAYTPSFNLMGHESLIMEQTEIGDIAHDIKDCLRCGKCKPVCSTHVPRANLLYSPRNKILSTSLLIEAMLYEEQTRRGVSLAHWAEFEDVADHCTVCHKCEKPCPVDIDFGDVSIKMRNLLRKQGKKSFNPGKAAAMAFLTAKDPATIKLIRTGMIEVGYKAQRFAHKVGKSLGLIQAQVKAPPATLGKPPIRAQVIHMINKPMPGNLPKRTSRALLDIEDDKVIPVIRNPQIKRDESEAVFYFPGCGSERLFSQVGLATQAMLYQVGATTVLPPGYLCCGYPQTSAGEDDKGQQITTDNRVLFHRVANTLNYLDIKTVIVSCGTCMDQLQKYQFEKIFPGCRLLDIHEYLMEKGVKLEGLSGTKYMYHEPCHTPMKVHSGIKVANELMGTRVDLSDRCCGESGTLAVARPDISTQVRFRKQEEIEKGAAALRDGGNEPVKILTSCPSCLQGLSRYTNDAGGVEADYIVIEIAKHVLGENWMPEYVQRANSGGIERVLL; encoded by the coding sequence ATGACTCAACGCCTGCGCGAGATCCCTTACAACTACACCTCGTTCTCCGACCGCGAGATCGTCATCCGCCTGCTCGGGGCCGACGCGTGGCAAACGCTGAACGCGCTGCGCGAGGAGCGCGTGACCGGACGGTCGGCGCGGATGCTCTACGAGGTGCTGGGCGACATCTGGGTCGTGCAGCGCAATCCGTACCTGCAGGACGACCTGCTGGAGAACCCGGAACGGCGCGACGCGCTGATCGCCGCGCTGCGTCACCGCCTGCGCGAAGTCGAGAAGCGCCGCGAGGAAAGCGCGGGTGAAGACCCGGAGCGCAGCGAGAAGGCCGCGAGCCTGGTCGCCGCCGCGCACGTCGCGGTCGACCGCTTCGCCGCCTTCTTCACCGACACCGAGGCGCTGCGCAAGAAGACGCTGAAGGCGCTCGCCCGCCACACCAAGCGCGACAACATCTGCTTCGACGGCCATGCGCGCGTCTCGCACGTCACCGACGCGACCGACTGGCGCGTCGAGTACCCCTTCGTGGTCCTGTGCCCGGACACCGAGGACGAGATGGCGCCGCTCGTGAAGAGCTGTATCGAGCTCGGGCTGACGATCATCCCGCGCGGGGGCGGCACCGGCTACACCGGCGGCGCCGTACCGCTCGACGCGCGCTCGGTCGTGATCAACACCGAGAAGCTGATCGACATCGGCGCGGTCGAAGAAGTGATGCTGCCGGACCTCTCCGGCAAGCCCGCCCTGCCCTATGCGACGATCCGCACCGGCGCGGGCGTCGTCACGGACCGCGTCTCGGAAGCCGCGAGCCTCGCGGGCCGCGTGTTCGCCGTCGACCCAACCTCGGCCTCCGCCTCGTGCATCGGCGGCAACATCGCGATGAACGCCGGCGGCAAGAAGGCGGTGCTGTGGGGCACCGCGCTCGACAACCTGGCGTGGTGGAAGATGGTCACGCCGCACGGCAACTGGCTCGAAGTCGAACGCCTCGGCCACAATTTCGGCAAGATCCACGAGCAGGAGACGGTGCAGTTCCGCCTGCGCCGCTTCGACGCCGCGAGCTACGCGCTGCTCGGCGAAGAGATCCTGGCGATGCCGGGCGCCTCGTGCCGCAAAGTCGGCCTCGGCAAAGACGTCACCGACAAATTCCTCGGCGGCGTACCGGGTGTGCAGAAGGAAGGCACGGACGGCCTGATCGTCGCCGCACGTTGGGTGCTGCACAAGATGCCGCCGGTGACGCGCACGGTCTGTCTCGAATTCTTCGGCCAGGTCCGCGAAGCCGTGCCGGCGATCGTCGAGATCACCGACTGGTTCAAGCCGGGCGCCGAAGGCCACCGCCTCGGCGTGCAGCTCGCGGGCCTCGAGCACCTCGACGAACGCTACGTGAAGGCGGTCGGCTACACGACCAAGGCGAAGCGCCACGGCCGACCGAAGATGGTGCTGATCGGCGACATTGTCGGCCACGACGAGGCGGCCGTGATGACCGCCGCGTCGGAAGTCGTGCGCATGTGCAACGTGCGCGCCGCCGAAGGCTTCATCGCGGTGAGCCCGGAGCAAAGGAAGCGCTTCTGGCTCGACCGCTCGCGCACCGCGGCGATCTCGCGCCACACCAACGCGTTCAAGGTGAACGAGGACGTCGTGATCCCGCTGCCGCGCATGGGCGACTACTGCGACGGCATCGAGCGCATCAACATCGAGCTCTCCACGCAGAACAAGCTCGAGCTGTGCGACGCGTTGACCGAATTCCTGCAGGGGGATCTGCCGCTCGACCAGGGCGACGCGAACATCGCCGCCGACGAGCTGATCGGCGACCGCCGCCAGGCCGCACTCGACTACATCGCGAGCGTGCGCCGCCGCTGGCAGTGGCTGCTCGACAATCTCGATCTGCCGCTCGCCGAGGCCGAAGCCCGCTTCGCCGAGTTCGGCGTGCAGGCAGGGGAACTCACGAACCGCGCCGCGAACCCGCGCCTCTTCCACCGGCTGCAGGACTACTCGGTCCGCACCTCATGGAAGACCGAGCTCAAGCCGCGCCTCGACAAGATCTTCGACGGTGTCGTGTTCCGCCCGGTCCACGCGCGTATCGCCGAAGTGCACAAGGAAGTGCTGCGCGGCCGCGTCTTCGTCGCGCTGCACATGCACGCCGGCGACGGCAACGTGCACACCAACATCCCGGTGAACTCCGACCACTACGACATGCTGCAGACCGCCAACCGCGCGGTGGATCGCATCATGGCGCTGGCGCGTTCGCTCGACGGCGTGATCTCGGGCGAGCACGGTATCGGCATCACGAAGCTCGACTACCTCACCGACGACGAGATGGCGAACTTCTGGGCCTACAAGCAGAAGGTCGACCCGGAAGGCCGCTTCAACCGCGGCAAGCTGATGCGCGGCGCCGGCACGATCACCGGCAACCTCGACAACGCCTACACGCCCAGCTTCAACCTGATGGGCCACGAGTCGCTGATCATGGAGCAGACCGAGATCGGCGACATCGCACACGACATCAAGGACTGCCTGCGCTGCGGCAAGTGCAAGCCGGTGTGCTCGACGCATGTGCCACGCGCGAACCTGCTGTACAGCCCGCGCAATAAGATCCTCTCGACCTCGCTGCTGATCGAGGCGATGCTCTATGAGGAGCAGACGCGCCGCGGCGTGTCGCTCGCGCACTGGGCCGAGTTCGAGGACGTCGCGGACCACTGCACCGTCTGCCACAAGTGCGAGAAGCCCTGCCCGGTCGACATCGACTTCGGCGACGTGTCGATCAAGATGCGGAACCTGCTGCGCAAGCAGGGCAAGAAGAGCTTCAACCCCGGCAAGGCCGCGGCGATGGCCTTCCTGACCGCGAAGGACCCGGCGACGATCAAGCTGATCCGCACCGGCATGATCGAGGTCGGCTACAAGGCGCAGCGCTTCGCGCACAAGGTCGGCAAGTCGCTGGGGCTGATCCAGGCCCAGGTCAAGGCGCCGCCCGCGACGCTCGGCAAGCCGCCGATCCGCGCGCAGGTGATCCACATGATCAACAAGCCGATGCCCGGCAACCTGCCCAAGCGCACCAGCCGCGCGCTGCTCGACATCGAGGACGACAAGGTCATCCCGGTGATCCGCAACCCGCAGATCAAGCGCGACGAATCGGAGGCGGTGTTCTACTTCCCCGGCTGCGGCTCGGAGCGCCTCTTCAGCCAGGTGGGCTTAGCGACGCAGGCGATGCTCTATCAGGTCGGTGCGACCACCGTGCTGCCGCCCGGATATCTGTGCTGCGGCTATCCGCAGACTTCGGCCGGCGAGGACGACAAGGGCCAGCAGATCACGACCGACAACCGCGTGCTCTTCCACCGCGTCGCCAACACGCTGAACTACCTCGACATCAAGACGGTGATCGTGTCCTGCGGCACCTGCATGGATCAGCTGCAGAAGTACCAGTTCGAGAAGATCTTCCCGGGCTGCCGCCTGCTCGACATCCACGAGTACCTGATGGAAAAGGGCGTCAAGCTCGAAGGCCTCAGCGGCACCAAGTACATGTACCACGAGCCCTGCCACACGCCGATGAAGGTGCATTCGGGCATCAAGGTCGCCAACGAACTGATGGGCACGCGCGTCGACCTCAGCGACCGCTGCTGCGGCGAATCGGGCACGCTCGCGGTCGCGCGGCCCGACATCTCGACGCAGGTGCGCTTCCGCAAGCAGGAGGAGATCGAGAAGGGGGCGGCGGCACTGCGCGACGGCGGCAACGAGCCGGTGAAGATCCTGACCTCGTGCCCGTCCTGCCTGCAGGGTTTGAGCCGCTACACGAACGACGCGGGCGGGGTCGAGGCCGACTACATCGTCATCGAGATCGCCAAGCACGTGCTCGGCGAAAACTGGATGCCGGAGTACGTGCAGCGCGCCAACAGCGGCGGCATCGAGCGGGTGCTGCTGTAA
- a CDS encoding NAD-dependent deacylase → MNNAETLDTVAQLIDDSDRILFITGAGISADSGLPTYRGIGGLYHERLTEDGLTIEEALSGEMMYRRPDITWKYIAQIEANCRGAQPNIAHRIIAALEHENPGVWVLTQNVDGLHRDAGSNNLIEIHGTVHRLRCIECHHARTVTDYAGLEIPPACPSCGGLIRPDVVLFGEMLPDAGLNRLQALLDDGVDLVVSIGTTSVFPYISGPIWWADQVGVPSVEINPGETEVSRLVTHRIRMKAAEAMPELWRRLHPEGAWEA, encoded by the coding sequence GTGAATAACGCCGAAACCCTCGACACCGTCGCACAACTGATCGACGACTCCGACCGCATCCTCTTCATCACCGGCGCCGGCATCTCCGCCGATTCGGGCCTGCCGACCTACCGCGGCATCGGCGGCCTGTACCACGAGCGCCTCACCGAGGACGGCCTCACGATCGAGGAGGCCTTGTCGGGCGAAATGATGTACCGCCGGCCCGACATCACGTGGAAATACATCGCCCAGATCGAGGCCAACTGCCGAGGCGCGCAGCCGAACATCGCGCATCGCATCATCGCCGCGCTCGAACACGAGAATCCCGGGGTGTGGGTGCTGACGCAGAACGTTGACGGCCTGCATCGCGACGCCGGATCGAACAACCTGATCGAGATCCACGGCACGGTGCACCGGCTGCGCTGCATCGAATGCCATCATGCGCGCACTGTGACCGACTACGCCGGCCTCGAGATTCCGCCGGCCTGTCCGTCCTGCGGCGGGTTGATCCGGCCGGACGTCGTGCTCTTCGGCGAGATGCTGCCGGATGCCGGTCTCAACCGGCTCCAGGCGCTGCTCGACGATGGCGTCGATCTCGTCGTGTCGATCGGCACGACGAGCGTTTTCCCCTACATTTCCGGCCCGATCTGGTGGGCCGACCAGGTCGGCGTGCCGAGCGTGGAGATCAATCCCGGTGAAACGGAGGTCAGCCGCCTCGTGACGCACCGCATTCGCATGAAGGCCGCCGAGGCGATGCCGGAGCTATGGCGGCGGCTGCACCCGGAAGGAGCGTGGGAGGCCTAA
- a CDS encoding pteridine reductase, with protein sequence MNQQDTPVILITGAARRVGAEIARTLHAAGAHVVLHYRQSAADAEALAAALNAQRRDSATTVRADLKEDGAPEGVVDTILARHGRLDALVNNASSFYPTPLGRIDAAAWTDLIGSNLKGPLFLSQAAAPALRECRGAIVNIVDIHAERPMKNYPVYCVAKAGLAGLTRALALELGPEVRVNGVSPGAIDWPEDGQFPADERDAIVRHTLLGRIGSPTDIARTVRFLIFDAPYITGQILAVDGGRSAHL encoded by the coding sequence ATGAACCAGCAGGACACCCCCGTCATCCTGATCACCGGCGCCGCACGACGCGTCGGCGCCGAGATCGCCCGCACGCTGCACGCGGCCGGCGCCCATGTGGTGCTGCATTACCGGCAGTCGGCGGCCGACGCCGAAGCGCTCGCCGCCGCGCTCAACGCCCAGCGCCGGGACTCCGCGACGACCGTGCGGGCCGACCTCAAGGAGGACGGCGCCCCCGAAGGCGTCGTCGACACGATACTCGCGCGCCATGGACGGCTCGACGCGCTCGTGAACAATGCGTCGAGCTTCTACCCGACGCCGCTCGGCCGCATCGATGCCGCCGCCTGGACCGACCTCATCGGCTCCAACCTCAAGGGGCCGCTCTTCCTGTCGCAGGCCGCCGCCCCGGCCTTGCGCGAATGCCGCGGCGCGATCGTGAACATCGTCGACATCCACGCCGAACGGCCGATGAAGAACTACCCCGTGTATTGCGTCGCGAAGGCGGGGCTCGCCGGGCTCACGCGCGCGCTGGCGCTGGAGCTCGGCCCGGAAGTCCGGGTGAACGGCGTCTCACCCGGCGCGATCGATTGGCCCGAGGACGGACAGTTCCCCGCGGACGAGCGCGACGCCATCGTCCGCCACACGCTGCTCGGCCGCATCGGCAGCCCGACCGACATCGCCCGCACCGTGCGCTTCCTGATCTTCGACGCCCCCTACATCACGGGCCAGATTCTCGCCGTCGACGGCGGACGTAGCGCGCATCTGTAA
- a CDS encoding FHA domain-containing protein, whose product MALPNTVCVLVAEVPGTDRLAEALGTTEAGHAIERCLHRIERAVEANAGTSQRHGSVRISAKFARGDAAILAACEMLERVQSLPPQRGLRMAISIGVHSGEAAEQDVERIAQRLAEAAKPGHGFATAPVFTDLSAGTRPLIGDTPTRNAMLRDLPWPIHPLGRPSGVPTPPPAAPRTGQRLQLRHGETVLMVEETRPVLLFGRELGNDVVIADPRASRQHARIERRRDGFVLIDQSTNGTFLLENGHVEYCIKNEEVRLKGPGRIGCGFSCDEIERDLLFFEIL is encoded by the coding sequence ATGGCCCTGCCGAACACCGTCTGCGTCCTCGTTGCCGAAGTACCGGGCACGGATCGTCTCGCCGAAGCCCTCGGCACGACCGAAGCCGGCCATGCGATCGAGCGCTGCCTGCATCGCATCGAACGAGCGGTCGAGGCCAACGCCGGCACTTCGCAGCGCCACGGCAGCGTCCGCATCAGCGCGAAGTTCGCCCGCGGCGACGCGGCCATCCTCGCCGCCTGCGAGATGCTCGAACGCGTGCAGTCGCTGCCGCCCCAGCGCGGGCTGCGCATGGCGATCAGTATCGGCGTGCATAGCGGCGAAGCTGCGGAGCAGGACGTCGAACGCATCGCCCAGCGCCTCGCCGAAGCCGCGAAGCCGGGTCACGGCTTTGCCACCGCGCCGGTCTTCACGGACCTTTCAGCCGGCACCCGGCCGCTGATCGGTGACACGCCGACGCGCAACGCCATGCTGCGCGACCTGCCCTGGCCCATCCATCCGCTCGGCCGTCCGAGCGGCGTCCCGACCCCGCCGCCGGCCGCCCCGCGCACCGGGCAGCGGCTGCAGCTGCGCCACGGCGAAACGGTGCTGATGGTCGAGGAGACGCGCCCCGTGCTGCTCTTCGGACGCGAGCTCGGCAACGACGTGGTGATCGCCGATCCGCGCGCGTCGCGCCAGCATGCGCGCATCGAACGCCGGCGTGATGGATTCGTGCTCATCGATCAGAGCACCAACGGCACTTTCCTGCTTGAAAACGGCCACGTCGAATATTGCATCAAGAACGAGGAAGTGCGCCTCAAGGGGCCGGGGCGGATCGGTTGCGGCTTTTCCTGCGACGAAATCGAACGCGACCTGCTCTTCTTCGAGATCCTCTGA
- the ttcA gene encoding tRNA 2-thiocytidine(32) synthetase TtcA — protein sequence MNALTAAAEAALPDTTVTVDDDNAAPRFSNTFLRLKKKLERSVGKAIGDFNMIGEGDTVLVCVSGGKDSYTLLSCLLALRERAPVNFRIVAMNLDQKQPGFPAEVLPAYFESIGVEYRIVTEDTYSIVKDKIPEGKTTCSLCSRLRRGIIYRVAKEIGATRIALGHHRDDMIETLFLNMFFGGKLKSMPPKLVSDNGEHVVIRPLAYCTENDIARFARTMEFPIIPCNLCGSQENAQRKQIKNMLQAWAREFPGRIESIATAMTQVVPSHLADADLFDFRGLTRDTQVAEGDIAFDRPELPFALGTIPVVSDLTD from the coding sequence GTGAACGCCCTGACCGCTGCCGCCGAGGCGGCCCTCCCCGACACCACCGTGACCGTCGACGACGACAATGCCGCGCCGCGCTTCTCGAACACCTTCCTGCGGCTGAAGAAGAAGCTCGAACGCTCGGTCGGCAAGGCGATCGGCGACTTCAACATGATCGGCGAAGGCGACACGGTGCTGGTGTGCGTGTCCGGAGGAAAGGATTCGTACACGCTGCTGTCCTGCCTGCTCGCGCTGCGCGAACGGGCACCGGTCAATTTCCGCATCGTCGCGATGAACCTCGACCAGAAGCAGCCGGGCTTCCCCGCCGAGGTGCTGCCGGCCTATTTCGAGTCGATCGGCGTCGAGTACCGCATCGTCACCGAGGACACCTACTCGATCGTCAAGGACAAGATCCCCGAGGGCAAGACGACCTGTTCGCTATGCTCGCGCCTGCGCCGCGGGATCATCTACCGCGTCGCGAAGGAGATCGGCGCGACGCGCATCGCGCTCGGCCACCACCGCGACGACATGATCGAGACGCTGTTCCTCAACATGTTCTTCGGCGGCAAGCTGAAGTCGATGCCGCCCAAGCTCGTCAGCGACAACGGCGAACACGTCGTGATCCGCCCGCTCGCCTACTGCACCGAGAACGACATCGCCCGCTTCGCGCGCACGATGGAATTCCCGATCATCCCGTGCAACCTCTGCGGTTCGCAGGAGAACGCCCAGCGCAAGCAGATCAAGAACATGCTGCAGGCCTGGGCGCGCGAATTCCCGGGGCGCATCGAGTCGATCGCGACCGCGATGACCCAGGTTGTGCCCTCGCATCTGGCGGACGCCGATCTCTTCGATTTTCGGGGACTCACGCGCGACACGCAGGTGGCCGAAGGTGACATCGCCTTCGACCGGCCGGAACTGCCCTTCGCGCTCGGCACCATTCCCGTCGTGAGCGATTTAACAGACTGA
- a CDS encoding DUF4124 domain-containing protein, with the protein MGLQRKLDALIVAVLLLASGAASAAIYCCDDGGRRVCGDILPAACYGQSYREMGNDGTVRRQVSAPLTREEIARRKADEEKRKADEQAQVKQRRLDDALLSSYTSVEEIDRRRDREIGEIERGIESTREHQTELRARRERLQKDAEFYKGKPLPRDLDNAIKAIDKELASYDTIFASKRIEIDALRARFEADRARFIELKSGRSAAR; encoded by the coding sequence ATGGGATTGCAACGCAAGCTTGATGCGCTGATCGTGGCTGTCCTCCTGCTCGCCAGCGGAGCCGCCTCCGCGGCGATCTACTGCTGCGACGACGGTGGCCGGCGCGTCTGCGGGGACATCCTGCCGGCGGCCTGCTACGGCCAGTCCTATCGTGAGATGGGCAACGACGGGACGGTCAGGCGCCAGGTGTCGGCACCGCTCACGCGCGAGGAAATCGCGCGCCGCAAGGCCGACGAGGAAAAGCGCAAGGCCGACGAGCAGGCACAGGTCAAGCAGCGCCGCCTTGACGACGCGCTGCTCAGCTCGTACACGAGCGTCGAGGAGATCGACCGCCGCCGCGATCGCGAGATCGGCGAGATCGAGCGCGGGATCGAATCCACGCGTGAGCACCAGACGGAACTGCGCGCGCGCCGTGAGCGTCTGCAGAAGGACGCGGAATTCTACAAAGGCAAGCCCTTGCCTCGTGACCTCGATAACGCAATCAAGGCGATCGACAAGGAACTCGCGTCCTACGACACGATCTTCGCCTCCAAGCGGATCGAAATCGACGCGTTGCGCGCCCGCTTCGAGGCCGACCGGGCCCGTTTCATCGAACTGAAGTCCGGCCGCTCGGCCGCGCGCTGA
- a CDS encoding molybdopterin-dependent oxidoreductase, with translation MNAPTPKVIRAACPHDCPDTCAMEITVENGRAVKVRGADDLPFTNGALCTKVAHYLDRVYSPQRLQYPMKRVGRKGEGRFERISWDEALDTIAAKFRDIAADDPLAILPYSYAGTMGLVQGSSMDCRFFHRLGASLLDRTICASAGAAGWKATIGASVGMDPEAIVDAKLILIWGGNPIVSNLHGWRYILEAKRRGAKLVCIDPWRSQTAEKCDLHLAPWPGTDGALALAMMQVLIADGLIDRDYIDAHTLGFDALAERVRTCTPEWASPLTGLPAETIRDLAREYGSVKPAAIRLNYGLNRCAGGGMAVRNIACLPALIGAWRHPAGGALLSTSGNFPVDQQALERPDLYTAHHARPTRTINMSTIGEDLLTANDPPIRALYVYNSNPVAVAPNGARVREGFAREDLFCVVHELFQTDTADYADILLPATSQLEHRDVHKSYGHLYALTNEPAIAPLGEAKPNSEVFRLLAARLGFTDAPLFESDDEIAAQAFKRRDLRALGVDPETLAARGWARLNLPRPFTPFAHGDFLTPSGKCEFYSGSLAAQGFDPLPRWVPPHESPVSNPELAARYPLAMISPPARNFLNTSFANLPRFLEQEGSPKLEIHPDDAARRGIAAGDRLRIYNDRGAFHARAVVTDRVRLGLVVCPSVWWRKLSGDGENANAVTSPALTDIGGGPTFYDCLVEVEGVQP, from the coding sequence ATGAACGCTCCCACTCCCAAAGTTATCCGCGCGGCCTGCCCCCACGATTGCCCGGACACCTGCGCGATGGAGATCACGGTCGAGAATGGCCGCGCAGTGAAGGTCCGCGGCGCGGACGACCTGCCCTTCACGAACGGCGCGTTGTGCACGAAGGTCGCGCATTACCTCGACCGCGTGTATTCCCCGCAGCGCCTGCAGTACCCGATGAAACGCGTCGGCAGGAAGGGCGAGGGGCGCTTCGAGCGCATTTCCTGGGACGAGGCGCTCGACACCATCGCGGCAAAGTTCCGCGACATCGCCGCCGACGACCCCCTCGCGATCCTGCCCTACAGCTACGCCGGCACGATGGGCCTCGTGCAGGGTAGCAGCATGGACTGCCGCTTCTTCCATCGGCTCGGCGCCTCCTTGCTCGACCGCACGATCTGTGCGTCGGCGGGTGCCGCGGGCTGGAAGGCGACGATCGGCGCCTCGGTCGGCATGGATCCGGAGGCGATCGTCGATGCGAAGCTGATCCTGATCTGGGGCGGCAACCCGATCGTGTCGAACCTGCACGGCTGGCGCTACATCCTGGAAGCCAAACGGCGCGGCGCGAAGCTCGTGTGCATTGATCCGTGGCGCTCGCAGACCGCCGAGAAGTGCGACCTGCACCTCGCGCCCTGGCCGGGCACCGACGGCGCGCTCGCGCTGGCGATGATGCAGGTGCTGATCGCCGACGGGCTCATCGACCGCGACTACATCGACGCCCACACGCTCGGCTTTGACGCCCTCGCCGAGCGCGTTCGCACCTGTACGCCGGAGTGGGCGTCGCCACTCACCGGCCTGCCGGCGGAGACGATCCGCGATCTCGCGCGCGAATACGGCAGCGTGAAGCCGGCGGCGATCCGCCTCAACTACGGCCTCAACCGCTGCGCCGGCGGCGGCATGGCGGTGCGCAACATCGCGTGCCTGCCGGCACTCATCGGTGCGTGGCGCCATCCGGCGGGCGGGGCGCTGCTGTCCACCTCGGGCAACTTCCCCGTCGACCAGCAAGCCCTCGAACGCCCCGATCTCTACACCGCGCATCACGCGCGCCCGACCCGCACGATCAACATGTCGACGATCGGCGAGGATCTGCTGACTGCCAACGATCCGCCGATCCGCGCGCTCTACGTCTACAACTCGAACCCGGTCGCGGTCGCGCCGAACGGGGCGCGCGTGCGCGAAGGCTTCGCGCGGGAGGATCTCTTCTGCGTAGTGCACGAGCTCTTTCAGACCGATACGGCCGACTACGCCGACATCCTGCTGCCGGCGACGAGTCAGCTCGAACATCGGGACGTGCACAAGTCCTACGGCCATCTCTACGCGCTGACGAATGAGCCGGCGATCGCGCCGCTCGGCGAAGCGAAGCCGAACAGCGAGGTGTTCCGCCTGCTCGCGGCGCGGCTGGGCTTCACCGATGCGCCGCTGTTCGAGTCCGACGACGAGATCGCCGCGCAGGCCTTCAAGCGCCGCGACCTGCGCGCGCTCGGCGTCGATCCGGAAACGCTCGCCGCGCGCGGCTGGGCGCGGCTCAACCTGCCGCGGCCCTTCACGCCCTTCGCGCACGGCGATTTCCTGACGCCGTCCGGCAAGTGCGAGTTCTATTCCGGGAGCCTCGCCGCCCAGGGCTTCGACCCGCTGCCGCGCTGGGTGCCGCCGCATGAGTCCCCGGTCAGCAATCCGGAGCTCGCCGCGCGCTATCCGCTCGCGATGATCTCGCCGCCCGCGCGCAACTTCCTCAACACCAGCTTCGCGAACCTGCCGCGCTTCCTCGAACAGGAAGGCAGCCCGAAGCTGGAGATCCATCCGGACGACGCCGCCCGCCGCGGCATCGCGGCAGGCGACCGGCTGCGCATCTACAACGACCGCGGCGCCTTCCACGCTCGGGCGGTCGTCACCGATCGCGTGCGCCTGGGACTCGTCGTGTGTCCGTCGGTCTGGTGGCGTAAGCTTTCGGGTGACGGCGAAAACGCCAACGCCGTCACGTCGCCGGCCCTGACCGACATCGGCGGCGGACCGACCTTCTACGATTGCCTGGTCGAGGTCGAAGGAGTACAGCCGTGA
- a CDS encoding YqaA family protein has product MLPFMDFLTLLDPGPDAGLAALFVSSFLSATLLPGGSELVLAGVLKLRPEQLFAALTLATLGNTLGGMSTWALARLLPHKADTTRLAWVRHHGAPVLILSWAPVVGDALCAAAGWLRLAWLPCMLWMGAGKLLRYALVAWTVL; this is encoded by the coding sequence ATGCTCCCCTTCATGGACTTCCTGACCTTGCTCGACCCCGGCCCCGACGCGGGCCTCGCGGCGCTCTTCGTATCGAGCTTCCTGTCGGCGACGCTGCTGCCCGGCGGCTCCGAGCTCGTGCTCGCCGGCGTGCTGAAGCTGCGCCCCGAACAGCTCTTCGCCGCGCTCACGCTCGCGACCCTCGGCAACACCCTGGGCGGTATGAGCACCTGGGCGCTCGCCCGCCTGCTGCCGCACAAGGCCGACACCACGCGGCTCGCCTGGGTCCGTCACCACGGCGCACCGGTGCTGATCCTGTCGTGGGCACCGGTGGTCGGCGACGCGCTATGCGCCGCGGCCGGTTGGCTGCGCCTCGCGTGGCTGCCCTGCATGCTGTGGATGGGCGCAGGCAAGCTGCTACGCTACGCGCTCGTCGCCTGGACCGTCCTTTGA
- a CDS encoding RidA family protein translates to MTIQRFGTTARYSDIVIHNGTAWIVEVPATEGADAATQTREILDNLDRLLAQAGSGRERLLSATIYLTDMADYDAMNGVWDAWLPAGTAPSRACVQVAGLAHSGWRVEIAVMAAVRGAD, encoded by the coding sequence ATGACCATTCAGCGCTTTGGCACCACCGCCCGCTATTCCGACATCGTCATCCACAACGGCACGGCCTGGATCGTCGAAGTCCCCGCCACCGAAGGCGCGGACGCCGCGACGCAGACGCGCGAAATCCTCGACAACCTCGACCGCCTGCTCGCCCAAGCCGGCAGCGGCCGCGAGCGCCTGCTTTCCGCGACGATCTACCTCACGGACATGGCCGACTACGACGCGATGAACGGCGTCTGGGACGCTTGGCTGCCCGCCGGCACCGCGCCCTCGCGCGCCTGCGTGCAGGTCGCCGGCCTCGCGCACAGCGGCTGGCGCGTCGAGATCGCGGTGATGGCCGCCGTTCGCGGCGCGGACTGA